From the Armatimonadota bacterium genome, one window contains:
- the lptC gene encoding LPS export ABC transporter periplasmic protein LptC, whose amino-acid sequence MRVRWWTAAAVVAVLGLAGLTWLGRGGSAGDPGPSSGASPPAPVSTPAPGSVRGAPAPTSETAPPEVSVVGGRLTGGDAAGTIRWELRARTLETDAARQEVRLEGVDGTFYERGRAVLTVAAASAVFSIGAQVLTLWGEVRARAQGRSLAAGRVQWLPARRLLVATGGVVLVQDRITVRADRLESDIELRRARLSGNIRVTVRE is encoded by the coding sequence ATGCGCGTGAGGTGGTGGACGGCCGCAGCGGTGGTCGCCGTGCTGGGGCTGGCCGGCCTGACCTGGCTGGGCCGCGGAGGGTCCGCCGGCGATCCCGGCCCGTCGTCCGGCGCCTCCCCACCTGCGCCTGTTTCCACGCCTGCGCCTGGCTCGGTACGCGGTGCGCCCGCGCCCACCTCTGAAACTGCCCCGCCGGAGGTCTCCGTTGTGGGCGGCCGCCTCACCGGAGGTGATGCGGCGGGCACTATCCGGTGGGAGCTGCGGGCCAGGACTCTGGAGACGGATGCCGCCCGACAGGAGGTGCGGCTGGAGGGCGTGGACGGAACATTTTACGAGCGGGGCAGGGCGGTGCTGACGGTTGCCGCGGCCAGCGCCGTCTTCTCTATTGGGGCGCAGGTACTGACGCTGTGGGGCGAGGTACGCGCCCGTGCCCAGGGACGGTCTCTGGCGGCGGGGCGCGTGCAGTGGTTGCCCGCTCGCCGCCTCCTAGTGGCGACCGGCGGCGTGGTGCTGGTGCAGGACCGGATTACCGTCCGCGCCGACCGCCTGGAGAGCGACATCGAGCTACGCAGGGCCAGGCTGAGCGGGAACATCCGCGTGACTGTGCGGGAGTAG
- the lpxB gene encoding lipid-A-disaccharide synthase, translating to MAAVGPRIFLVAGEVSGDIYGADLVAALRRFRPDVDLPAVGGPRMAAAGARLLLDSSGWGVVGWLEVLPRLPAFLARLSRVHRAIAAAAPRAVVLIDFPGFNLALARRLQGRVPVAYFLPPMVSTRRGRRACGVAKLGLRLLAAFPFEAQAYRAAGADVRYVGHPAVDRVRPSAPPEVVRSRLGIPLQAPLLALLPGSRRQELRRHLPVIAGALASVRARLPALRAVLLLAAPHYRTQVEAALRPAGLQVTVVEGGTQAGYDALASSDFAVIASGTATLEALCLGIPGVVIYKTSRLDYWIARRIAAVQWAGLPSLLAGREVMPELLQDALTPRRLAATLADWLADTPRRTRQQEELRALRLGLADGGAAERAAAEVLRLARLLGREGSSTIQTI from the coding sequence ATGGCCGCAGTGGGGCCCCGTATCTTCCTGGTGGCGGGAGAGGTCTCGGGAGACATCTACGGGGCTGACCTGGTCGCCGCTCTGCGCCGCTTCCGTCCCGATGTGGATCTGCCAGCGGTGGGAGGGCCGAGGATGGCTGCGGCGGGCGCGCGCCTGCTGCTGGACAGCTCCGGGTGGGGCGTGGTGGGGTGGCTGGAGGTGCTCCCTCGCCTGCCGGCCTTTCTGGCCCGGCTCTCCCGGGTGCATCGGGCGATCGCCGCCGCCGCTCCCCGGGCGGTGGTCCTGATCGACTTCCCCGGTTTCAACCTGGCCCTGGCCCGTCGCCTTCAGGGCAGGGTGCCCGTCGCCTACTTCCTGCCACCCATGGTCTCCACACGGCGAGGGCGGCGGGCCTGTGGGGTGGCCAAGCTGGGCCTGCGCCTGCTGGCGGCCTTTCCCTTCGAGGCCCAGGCGTACCGCGCGGCGGGCGCCGACGTCCGCTACGTCGGCCATCCCGCCGTTGACCGCGTCCGGCCGTCTGCACCGCCCGAGGTAGTCCGCAGTCGCCTGGGGATTCCCCTGCAGGCGCCGCTGCTGGCGCTTCTGCCAGGAAGCCGCCGCCAGGAGCTGCGCCGCCACCTCCCCGTCATCGCCGGCGCCCTGGCCTCCGTTCGGGCGCGCCTCCCTGCGCTGCGTGCTGTCCTCCTGCTGGCCGCGCCCCACTACAGGACGCAGGTAGAAGCCGCGCTGCGGCCTGCGGGTCTTCAAGTCACCGTCGTGGAGGGCGGGACGCAGGCGGGATACGACGCCCTGGCCTCCTCCGACTTCGCTGTGATCGCCTCAGGGACCGCCACGCTGGAAGCGCTCTGCCTGGGCATCCCCGGCGTCGTCATCTACAAGACCTCCCGCCTGGACTACTGGATAGCCAGGCGGATCGCAGCTGTGCAGTGGGCCGGCCTGCCTTCCCTCCTGGCCGGACGGGAGGTGATGCCGGAGCTGCTGCAGGACGCTCTGACGCCCCGACGTCTGGCCGCGACGCTAGCGGACTGGCTGGCGGATACGCCGCGGCGCACCCGCCAGCAGGAGGAGCTGCGGGCGCTTCGCCTGGGGCTGGCGGACGGTGGCGCTGCGGAGCGCGCCGCAGCAGAGGTCCTCCGCCTGGCGCGCTTGCTGGGCAGAGAGGGCTCGAGTACCATACAGACGATCTGA
- the lpxA gene encoding acyl-ACP--UDP-N-acetylglucosamine O-acyltransferase, with product MEVHPTAVVHPGARLHPGVVVGPYAVVGSDVVVGPGTRIGPHVVIEDGVRIGMDNEISSGATLGTIPQDRHFQGERSYLVIGDRNRIREYVNISRATGEGAATVVGNECLIMCSAHIGHNCRLGDRVVVVNGVQMAGHVQVDDGAYIGGMTGIHQFVHIGRLAMIGGFSLLRQDCPPFMLAEGRPARCRSLNRVGLQRQGISAGDRAVLRRAFRILYQSALGLGQALERLQAELGDHPLVGELVAFLRAARERPRGVVRWASGAE from the coding sequence GTGGAGGTGCACCCGACCGCCGTGGTCCATCCCGGCGCCCGCCTGCACCCCGGCGTGGTGGTAGGGCCCTACGCCGTGGTCGGCAGCGACGTGGTCGTCGGCCCGGGGACCCGCATCGGCCCCCACGTGGTCATCGAGGACGGGGTGCGCATCGGGATGGACAACGAGATCTCCAGCGGTGCCACCCTGGGCACCATTCCGCAGGACCGGCACTTCCAGGGCGAGCGCAGCTACCTGGTGATCGGCGACCGCAACCGCATCCGGGAGTACGTGAACATCAGCCGGGCCACCGGGGAGGGTGCGGCCACCGTGGTGGGCAACGAGTGCCTCATCATGTGCTCCGCCCACATCGGGCACAACTGCCGTCTGGGGGATCGGGTTGTGGTGGTCAACGGCGTGCAGATGGCCGGGCACGTGCAGGTGGACGACGGCGCGTACATCGGCGGGATGACCGGGATCCACCAGTTCGTGCACATCGGCCGCCTGGCCATGATCGGCGGATTCAGCCTGCTGCGCCAGGACTGCCCGCCGTTCATGCTGGCGGAAGGGCGTCCCGCGCGCTGCCGCAGTCTGAACCGCGTCGGCCTGCAGCGGCAGGGAATCAGTGCGGGCGACCGCGCCGTGCTGCGCCGGGCATTTCGCATCCTGTACCAGTCCGCGCTGGGATTGGGTCAGGCGCTGGAGCGGTTGCAGGCCGAGCTGGGCGATCACCCGCTGGTGGGGGAGCTGGTGGCCTTCCTCCGCGCCGCCCGCGAGCGGCCGCGCGGCGTGGTTCGCTGGGCGTCGGGCGCCGAGTGA
- the lpxI gene encoding UDP-2,3-diacylglucosamine diphosphatase LpxI (LpxI, functionally equivalent to LpxH, replaces it in LPS biosynthesis in a minority of bacteria.) has product MGLLAGEGRLPEVLARAVRARGRRLVCVQMAGETPALEHLAHVFARLAPEQWEELEALWHRHAVREVLLAGRFRRGEMVARLLASGSDLRGFLERLPERGDQQILDALARRLAAQGIRVLDQLAYVPDLVAPPGLLAGTPLSPAEERDVRIGLAVGRALAAHEVGQTVVLKHGAILAVEAAEGTDAAIRRGTAMAPGAVVVKVSRPQQDPRFDLPTVGPETVEVMRAGRARVLAVEAFRTIVLERLRLAARAEEAGISVFAVEASPLGPRPGEAR; this is encoded by the coding sequence GTGGGACTGCTGGCGGGCGAGGGGCGCCTGCCAGAGGTGCTGGCCAGGGCGGTGCGGGCGCGGGGCCGCCGCCTCGTCTGCGTGCAGATGGCGGGGGAGACTCCGGCTCTGGAGCACCTGGCCCACGTCTTCGCCAGGCTGGCCCCGGAGCAGTGGGAGGAGCTGGAGGCCCTGTGGCACCGGCATGCAGTGCGCGAGGTACTGCTGGCCGGGCGGTTTCGCCGCGGAGAGATGGTGGCGCGGCTGCTCGCCTCCGGGTCCGACCTGCGCGGGTTCCTGGAGCGACTGCCGGAACGGGGTGACCAGCAGATCCTGGACGCCCTGGCCCGCCGCCTGGCCGCGCAGGGGATCCGCGTCCTGGACCAGCTCGCCTACGTCCCCGACCTTGTGGCCCCGCCCGGGCTGCTGGCCGGCACCCCACTTAGCCCTGCGGAAGAGCGCGACGTGCGCATCGGCCTGGCCGTGGGCCGTGCACTGGCGGCCCACGAAGTGGGCCAGACCGTGGTTCTCAAGCACGGGGCGATCCTGGCCGTGGAGGCGGCGGAGGGGACCGATGCCGCCATCCGGCGGGGCACGGCCATGGCACCGGGCGCAGTAGTGGTGAAGGTGAGCCGGCCGCAGCAAGACCCCCGCTTCGATCTTCCCACCGTGGGTCCGGAAACCGTGGAGGTGATGCGGGCGGGACGGGCACGGGTGCTGGCGGTGGAGGCCTTCCGCACCATCGTCCTGGAGCGGCTGCGGCTGGCCGCCCGTGCGGAGGAGGCGGGGATCAGCGTGTTCGCCGTAGAGGCCTCGCCGCTGGGGCCACGGCCGGGGGAGGCGCGGTGA